A DNA window from Mus pahari chromosome 13, PAHARI_EIJ_v1.1, whole genome shotgun sequence contains the following coding sequences:
- the Gk2 gene encoding glycerol kinase 2 — translation MAASKQTTAGPLVGAVVQGTNSTRFLIFNTKTAELVCTHQVELTQEYPKEGWVEQDPKEILKSVYECIAKACEKLAEVNIDISNIKAIGVSNQRETTVVWDKFTGDPLYNAVVWLDLRTQSTVEILNKKIPGNSNFVKSKTGLPLSTYFSAVKLRWMLDNLRPIQKAVEEGRALFGTIDSWLIWCMTGGVNGGIHCTDVTNACRTMLFNIHSLEWDKELCDFFEIPMSILPNVCSSSEIYGLMTSGALEGVPISGCLGDQSAALVGQMCFHEGQAKNTYGTGCFLLCNTGQKCVFSEHGLLTTLAYKLGKNKPVFYALEGSVAIAGAVIRWLRDNFEIITTSGEVENLAREVGTSYGCYFVPAFSGLYAPYWEPSARGIICGLTQFTNKCHIAFAALEAVCFQTREILDAMNRDCGIPLSHLQVDGGMTNNRILMQLQADILHIPVVKSVMPETTALGAAMAAGAAEGVNVWSLEPEDLSAILMERYEPQIQATESEIRFSTWKRAVMKSMGWVTAKDPEKSDNPVFSCLPLGFFIVSSMTLLIGARCVSTIEE, via the coding sequence ATGGCAGCCTCGAAGCAAACTACTGCGGGGCCGTTGGTGGGAGCGGTGGTCCAGGGAACCAACTCCACTCGCTTTCTAATTTTCAATACCAAAACAGCAGAACTAGTTTGCACTCATCAGGTGGAACTGACTCAAGAGTATCCAAAAGAAGGATGGGTAGAGCAAGACCCCAAGGAAATCCTTAAGTCTGTCTATGAATGCATAGCGAAAGCTTGCGAGAAACTTGCTGAGGTGAACATTGATATTTCCAACATTAAAGCTATCGGCGTGAGTAACCAGCGGGAAACCACTGTGGTCTGGGACAAGTTCACGGGAGACCCTCTGTACAATGCTGTGGTGTGGCTTGATCTCAGAACCCAGTCTACTGTGGAGATTCTCAATAAGAAAATCCCAGGAAATAGCAACTTTGTCAAGTCTAAGACCGGCCTTCCTCTTAGCACTTACTTCAGTGCTGTGAAGCTGCGGTGGATGCTGGACAACCTAAGACCCATTCAAAAGGCCGTTGAGGAAGGCAGAGCCCTGTTTGGAACCATCGACTCTTGGCTCATCTGGTGTATGACCGGAGGCGTCAACGGAGGCATCCATTGTACAGATGTAACAAATGCATGCAGAACGATGCTTTTCAACATCCACTCTTTGGAATGGGATAAAGAACTCTGTGACTTTTTTGAAATTCCAATGAGCATCCTCCCAAATGTATGCAGTTCTTCTGAGATCTACGGCCTGATGACATCAGGGGCCTTGGAAGGTGTGCCAATATCGGGATGTTTGGGGGATCAGTCTGCTGCTTTAGTGGGACAAATGTGTTTCCACGAAGGTCAAGCCAAGAACACATATGGAACAGGATGTTTTTTACTATGTAATACAGGCCAgaaatgtgtgttttctgaaCATGGCCTTCTGACCACACTGGCTTACAAACTAGGCAAAAATAAGCCAGTTTTTTATGCCTTAGAAGGTTCTGTTGCTATAGCTGGTGCTGTTATTCGCTGGCTAAGAGACAATTTCGAAATTATAACGACCTCGGGGGAAGTTGAAAACCTTGCAAGAGAGGTAGGCACTTCCTATGGCTGCTACTTTGTCCCAGCCTTTTCGGGGTTGTATGCACCTTACTGGGAACCCAGTGCAAGAGGGATCATCTGTGGTCTCACTCAGTTCACCAATAAATGCCATATTGCCTTTGCTGCATTAGAAGCTGTTTGTTTCCAAACCCGAGAGATTTTGGATGCCATGAATCGCGACTGTGGAATTCCACTCAGTCATTTGCAGGTTGATGGAGGAATGACCAACAACAGGATTCTTATGCAGCTACAGGCAGATATTCTGCACATTCCCGTAGTTAAATCTGTCATGCCGGAAACGACGGCCCTGGGAGCTGCCATGGCAGCTGGAGCTGCAGAAGGGGTAAATGTTTGGAGTCTTGAACCTGAAGACTTGTCTGCGATCCTGATGGAACGATATGAACCACAAATCCAAGCCACAGAGAGTGAAATTCGTTTTTCAACATGGAAGAGAGCAGTGATGAAGTCAATGGGTTGGGTTACAGCCAAGGATCCTGAAAAGAGCGATAATCCTGTCTTCTCTTGCCTGCCCTTGGGTTTTTTTATAGTGAGTAGCATGACATTATTAATTGGAGCAAGATGTGTCTCAACCATTGAAGAGTAA